GGCAGCCCATTTTCGATGGCGGTACGTATGGATGTACGCACAGGCTCTCCCTGTGCCAATTCAGCGGCAAACTCTTCCGGAAACCCGCCCCCAATATAGAGACCATCCACATCTTCCGGTACCTTCTCACCAGCCAGCGGGCTGAAGAAAACGCATGCTGCTCCCGCTTCTTCCAACATCTCGAAATTCTCCGGATAATAGAAGTTAAAGGCAGCATCCTTAGCTACTGCGATACGCACCGGAAGCTCAGACGACGGTGTGGCGGTGAGAGGAAATAAACGTACGGCATTCTCCTCACTACGAAGAGGAGCAGTATCTGCCAATGCAAGTAGTCGATCAAGGTCAATATGCTCCGTAACCATCTCCCCAAGCCGGTCAAATAACGGCTCCAACTCACCTCGCTCCACAGCCGGAAGCAGGCCGAGATGCCGCTCAGGAATCTCAATATCAACAGTACGGACAAGCGTACCTAACAGCGGAATTCCGCATTCCTTCTCTACCGCTTCACGGATTAATGTACCGTGTCCCACACTTCCCGCATGATTGGCAATTACACCGACTATTCGAACCTTCGGATTCAATGCTTGAAATCCTTTGACAACCGCTGCCGCGCTGCGTGCCATGCTGTGCACATTCACCACAAGAACGACGGGCGTATCAGTAAGCAGGCTGATCTCAGCCGTACTTCCGGTATCTTCGGTTGGGCTTTTGCCATCGTATAAGCCCATAACTCCTTCAATGATAGAAATATCGGCATCCGCACTGGCACGTGCCAGCACGCCCCGCACAACCTCTTCTGCAAGCATCCAACTGTCCAGATTACGTGCAGGTCGGCCGGTGATCGCCGTATGATAAGCAGGATCAATATAATCGGGACCGCATTTAAATCCTTGTACAATCAATCCCCGCTGCTTCAGTGCTGCCATTAAACCGATCGTAACCGTTGTTTTTCCCGCACCGCTGCCCGTACCAGCGATAATGATGCGTTTGCTGCTCATATCCACCCTCCTCTACACGTCACACCAATACACCGACCGAAATGGTAACATTTCCTGATTTTCGCTTGGTTACTGTAAGTCTATCAAGCCCGCTGTATCGCTTGCAGGCTGGCTCGCTTACCCCATAAGCACCAGTAAATTTGTATACCGTATCGGACGGCTCTTCTATAGTCATCTCATTCAATTCTTCCGGTGTATAATAGACAAAATCCCAGCTATATTTCTCACACACCGCAAGCAAGCCTTGTTCATCTTTTTTCAAATCAATCGTACAGACCGCTTTCACGCTCTGGATCGAAAAGCTGAGTTCCTCCAATGTCGCACAAATAACCCCTTCAATCTCGTCTGCCGATGTACCTCGATTACAGCCCATACCAAGTACGATCACCTTGGGCCGATAGAGGACACCATTTGCTAGAATCGGCAGTTCTTCTTCATTCAACTGCCGATGAGAGATTAATAGCGCAGCATCTGGCCGAGCCAGCAATGCTTGTTCAATAGAATCATACTGTTTCAGTGATGGAGGCATCGGCGTATCGTGCATCCACCAATCTTTCTCACCTGACTCCTGAATAATCGCCACA
This genomic window from Aneurinibacillus sp. REN35 contains:
- a CDS encoding cobyrinate a,c-diamide synthase, coding for MSSKRIIIAGTGSGAGKTTVTIGLMAALKQRGLIVQGFKCGPDYIDPAYHTAITGRPARNLDSWMLAEEVVRGVLARASADADISIIEGVMGLYDGKSPTEDTGSTAEISLLTDTPVVLVVNVHSMARSAAAVVKGFQALNPKVRIVGVIANHAGSVGHGTLIREAVEKECGIPLLGTLVRTVDIEIPERHLGLLPAVERGELEPLFDRLGEMVTEHIDLDRLLALADTAPLRSEENAVRLFPLTATPSSELPVRIAVAKDAAFNFYYPENFEMLEEAGAACVFFSPLAGEKVPEDVDGLYIGGGFPEEFAAELAQGEPVRTSIRTAIENGLPTFAECGGFMYLAEEMITTDGTSYPMVGVVPGKTRMQMKRAALGYREVSGLAGNFLLPEGETARGHEFHYSTFEAEEKLPPAYGAQGRFGCKQEGVLRKNMVAGYTHLHFASAPSLVKRWIAASLAYRKQRLDRGGSV